A single region of the Prochlorococcus marinus str. MIT 0917 genome encodes:
- the pepN gene encoding aminopeptidase N, with protein MKENIPTKLSEYIPYPFLIPKVNIDFNIGEDKVFVQTSMFIKSKSEESSKLILKGYEIELISVSIDGKELGSEKYNYSENFLVINKTPISEFVLNIKSTIDPFNNTSLEGLYLSSGMLATQCEAEGFRRICFHPDRPDVLSKYTVRIESDSNLYPILLSNGNKKYAGRLKTNFDRHEVIWEDPFPKPSYLFALVAGKLNEVCDSYITNSGKSIDIKLYVEEGDEIYTQHAIKSLKKAMRWDEEKYKLEYDLDEYKIVAVRHFNMGAMENKGLNIFNSKLVLADSMTSTDNELERIENIIAHEYFHNWTGNRITCRDWFQLSLKEGLTVFRDQSFTADLHSTGLKRIEDVSFIRNFQFAEDKGPTSHAVKPKEYIAIDNFYTTTIYEKGAELIRMLELLLGKKKFYKGISHYINTFDGSAATTEDFINSLIIGAYSDEKNCPFDVKKFINWYYTAGTPKVYVNQSWDSKNSILNVSFEQKIDSDKTNDNIEMVIPILYSCYSRERESRPIAEDNLFVLDKNKKILQINTFPGDKEPPVLSIFRNFSAPVVWKSDLSIDDYLYLFLNDNDYFSRWDSGQFLMREIIKTRLCYEVNFSLEDRFIYAIKQSIKSFEINDPFFLATLLTIPGFAELESLFEIVDPINIYRESINFQVLIGNQILQELRKLAKDLSVNIHHEWPMGKGERKLLGTIWSYLTLAGDRNVQKDCVESISHSSMTISRAALAALKPLDCPETEEASNLFFNLWKDNPVVLDSWFAYEASRPNKKGIDVIEKLLSHSKFDWKAPNSIRAVLGGFSKNIELFHSLDGQGYLFMADKLIEVDKMNPITASRMVKTFSKWKTYVDKNKEGMYTSILKINKANISSNTREVVELILKQI; from the coding sequence ATGAAAGAAAACATACCAACGAAACTATCAGAATATATTCCTTACCCTTTTCTGATACCAAAAGTAAACATAGATTTTAATATTGGTGAGGACAAAGTTTTTGTACAAACTTCAATGTTTATAAAATCTAAGTCAGAAGAATCTTCAAAACTTATTCTTAAGGGTTATGAAATTGAATTAATTTCAGTCTCAATAGATGGCAAAGAATTAGGTTCTGAAAAATATAACTATTCAGAAAACTTTTTAGTTATTAATAAAACTCCAATATCTGAATTTGTATTGAATATAAAATCCACAATTGATCCATTTAATAATACATCATTAGAAGGTTTATATTTAAGCTCTGGTATGTTAGCTACACAATGCGAAGCTGAGGGCTTTAGACGGATTTGTTTCCATCCTGATAGACCTGATGTTTTAAGTAAATATACAGTAAGAATAGAATCAGATAGCAATTTATATCCAATCTTACTGTCAAATGGTAATAAGAAATATGCAGGAAGATTAAAAACTAATTTTGATAGGCATGAAGTTATTTGGGAGGATCCTTTTCCTAAGCCATCTTATTTATTTGCACTTGTTGCTGGAAAATTAAATGAGGTTTGTGATAGTTATATTACTAATTCAGGAAAATCAATTGATATAAAATTATATGTTGAGGAAGGTGATGAGATATATACGCAACATGCTATAAAATCTTTAAAAAAAGCAATGAGATGGGATGAAGAAAAATATAAATTGGAATATGATTTAGATGAATATAAAATTGTTGCTGTAAGACATTTTAATATGGGAGCAATGGAAAATAAGGGGTTAAACATATTTAATTCGAAATTGGTTTTAGCTGACTCAATGACATCAACCGATAATGAATTAGAAAGAATAGAAAACATAATAGCTCATGAGTATTTTCATAATTGGACTGGTAATAGAATTACATGTAGAGATTGGTTTCAATTGTCTTTAAAGGAAGGTTTGACAGTCTTTCGTGATCAATCTTTTACAGCTGATCTTCATAGTACTGGACTAAAAAGAATAGAAGATGTTTCATTCATTAGGAATTTTCAATTTGCTGAGGATAAGGGGCCTACTTCGCATGCTGTTAAGCCTAAAGAGTATATAGCTATTGATAATTTTTATACAACAACAATTTATGAAAAGGGCGCTGAGTTGATAAGAATGCTTGAGCTATTGCTAGGCAAAAAAAAGTTTTATAAGGGCATTAGTCATTATATTAATACTTTTGATGGAAGTGCGGCTACAACTGAGGATTTCATTAACTCATTAATAATAGGGGCCTATTCAGATGAGAAAAATTGCCCTTTTGATGTGAAAAAATTTATAAATTGGTATTACACAGCAGGTACTCCAAAAGTTTATGTAAATCAATCTTGGGACTCGAAAAATTCAATTTTGAATGTTTCTTTCGAGCAGAAAATAGATAGTGATAAAACTAATGACAATATTGAAATGGTTATTCCAATTCTTTATTCTTGTTATAGTAGAGAGAGAGAATCTAGGCCAATAGCTGAGGATAATTTATTTGTTTTAGATAAGAATAAAAAGATTCTGCAAATCAATACTTTTCCAGGTGATAAAGAACCTCCAGTTTTATCGATTTTTAGAAATTTTTCTGCACCTGTTGTTTGGAAATCTGATTTATCTATAGATGACTATCTTTATCTTTTCTTAAATGATAATGACTATTTTTCGAGGTGGGACTCCGGTCAATTCTTGATGCGTGAAATCATTAAAACTAGGCTTTGTTATGAAGTAAATTTTTCATTGGAGGATAGATTTATTTATGCTATTAAACAATCCATAAAATCTTTTGAAATTAATGATCCTTTCTTTTTGGCGACTCTTTTAACAATACCGGGTTTTGCAGAATTGGAATCTTTATTCGAAATAGTTGATCCAATTAATATTTATAGAGAGTCAATAAATTTCCAAGTTTTGATTGGTAATCAAATTCTTCAAGAGCTAAGAAAATTAGCAAAAGATTTGTCAGTTAATATTCATCATGAATGGCCAATGGGTAAAGGAGAAAGAAAACTATTAGGAACTATTTGGTCTTATTTAACTCTTGCAGGCGATAGAAATGTTCAAAAGGATTGTGTTGAATCCATTAGTCATTCTTCAATGACCATCTCAAGGGCAGCTCTTGCCGCACTAAAGCCTCTTGATTGCCCTGAGACAGAGGAGGCATCTAATTTGTTTTTTAATCTTTGGAAAGATAATCCAGTAGTCTTAGATTCATGGTTCGCTTATGAGGCCTCAAGACCTAATAAGAAAGGAATTGATGTTATTGAAAAATTACTATCACACTCTAAATTCGATTGGAAGGCTCCAAATTCGATAAGAGCTGTTTTAGGAGGATTTAGCAAAAATATTGAGTTATTTCATTCTCTTGATGGACAAGGTTATTTATTTATGGCTGATAAATTGATAGAGGTAGATAAAATGAATCCAATAACGGCTTCAAGAATGGTAAAAACTTTTAGTAAATGGAAAACTTACGTAGATAAAAATAAGGAAGGAATGTATACATCAATATTGAAAATAAATAAAGCAAACATATCTTCAAACACAAGAGAAGTAGTGGAACTCATTTTGAAGCAAATTTAG
- a CDS encoding Villin headpiece domain-containing protein yields the protein MDKFIKSLTGKILAISFLTILTPAVTSTSSLSKENKIVDASRSDMLLYGQIFSNYFCIARRSKVKFDDAISLAANNLTAIIINKHGGLLEELDGKAITPKQLINGSSNVIVESAVLTCPDQVPEKIERKVRKTIEQRAKSIEQENKKN from the coding sequence TTGGATAAATTTATTAAATCATTAACTGGAAAAATTTTAGCAATATCTTTTTTAACCATTTTGACTCCAGCTGTCACAAGCACTTCTTCTTTAAGCAAAGAAAATAAGATTGTTGATGCAAGTCGCTCTGACATGCTTTTGTATGGACAAATCTTTTCTAATTATTTTTGTATCGCTAGAAGATCTAAGGTTAAATTCGATGACGCTATTTCCTTGGCTGCAAATAATTTAACTGCAATCATCATTAATAAACATGGAGGCCTTTTAGAGGAATTAGATGGAAAAGCGATAACACCCAAGCAATTAATTAATGGGTCATCTAATGTGATAGTTGAATCGGCTGTATTAACTTGTCCTGATCAAGTACCAGAGAAGATAGAGAGAAAAGTAAGAAAAACTATTGAACAAAGAGCAAAGTCAATTGAGCAAGAAAATAAAAAGAATTAA
- a CDS encoding histidine kinase translates to MVSAEANDRRQLKLLLVASRHHLSRGDIRSLIEYLEGEDCGFIVTLDFSDPSDNPELLELYRLVALPALIKLEPSPKQIFAGSSIFSQVKTWVPRWQHEGLINGIGISLRAKNFESDQTQKELLLEDDLLVLRQENETLTKKIHSQESLLRMVAHELRTPLTAAGLALQSQKLGQITMSKFQDVLKRRLEEIELLSKDLLEVGSTRWETLFNPQKVDLANISAEAILELEKLWLNRKIKINTDIPSDLPSVFADQRRMMQVLLNLIENALKFSEDEGEIFITMLHRTNQWVEVIVRDNGPGIPQEEQQRIFVDRVRLPQTSQETIGFGIGLSVCRRIVEVHGGKIWVVSKPTEGACFYFTVPVWRGQNKDQEALTSGKAGP, encoded by the coding sequence GTGGTTAGTGCCGAAGCTAATGACAGACGACAGTTAAAACTGTTGCTTGTGGCATCTCGCCACCATCTCTCGAGGGGAGATATTCGCTCGTTAATTGAATACTTGGAAGGCGAAGATTGTGGATTTATTGTCACTCTAGATTTTTCAGACCCTTCTGATAATCCGGAATTACTTGAGCTTTATAGATTAGTAGCGCTCCCTGCACTAATAAAATTAGAACCTTCACCTAAACAAATTTTCGCTGGGAGTTCAATTTTTTCACAAGTTAAAACTTGGGTTCCAAGATGGCAACACGAAGGCCTAATAAATGGAATCGGAATAAGTCTTAGAGCTAAAAACTTTGAATCCGATCAAACACAAAAAGAACTTCTTCTAGAGGATGACCTACTAGTTCTTAGACAGGAGAACGAAACACTCACTAAAAAAATACACTCGCAGGAGAGTCTACTAAGAATGGTTGCTCATGAATTGAGAACTCCATTAACTGCAGCAGGTTTAGCGCTCCAAAGTCAAAAACTCGGACAAATAACTATGTCTAAATTTCAAGATGTCTTAAAAAGAAGGCTAGAAGAAATTGAACTACTTTCCAAAGACTTATTAGAAGTGGGAAGTACTCGTTGGGAAACTTTGTTTAATCCTCAAAAAGTTGATCTTGCGAATATATCTGCTGAGGCAATACTAGAACTTGAGAAGTTATGGCTTAATCGCAAAATAAAAATAAATACAGATATTCCATCTGATTTACCCTCCGTTTTCGCAGATCAAAGAAGAATGATGCAGGTTTTGCTAAACCTCATAGAAAATGCGTTGAAATTTTCTGAAGACGAAGGTGAAATTTTTATAACAATGCTTCACAGAACAAATCAATGGGTTGAAGTAATTGTTCGAGATAATGGGCCTGGAATACCCCAAGAAGAACAACAAAGAATATTTGTTGATCGAGTTAGACTTCCACAAACTTCTCAAGAGACAATAGGCTTTGGCATTGGTCTTTCAGTTTGCAGAAGAATAGTTGAAGTGCATGGTGGCAAGATCTGGGTAGTTTCCAAACCGACTGAAGGTGCATGTTTCTACTTCACCGTTCCAGTATGGCGTGGTCAAAACAAGGATCAAGAAGCCTTGACGAGTGGCAAGGCTGGCCCGTAA
- a CDS encoding FAD-binding oxidoreductase, whose product MAYSETKVVLGGLAHIPIIIGFFYLIRRQYSFGAILRTGKNALSEKVKAAPVKATPPAKAKPAAPATVKAAATSPAKAAAAKKPHADVPVNTYKPKAPFTGTVTENYSALQEGAIGKVQHITFDLSGGDPDFKYVEGQSCGILAAGEDAKGKPHRPRLYSIASTRYGDNFAGNTLSLCVRQLQYEKDGETINGVCSTYLCNLSPGDKVKISGPVGKEMLLPEEEDSNIIMLATGTGIAPMRAYLRRMFEPTEIEKHNWNFKGKAWLFMGAPKTANLLYDADFEHYKSKFPDNLRYTKAISREQQNAKGGRMYIQDRVLEHAEEIFNMIENPKTHIYLCGLKGMEPGIDEAMTTAASAKGLDWSELRPKLRKAGRWHAETY is encoded by the coding sequence ATGGCTTACTCAGAGACAAAGGTAGTTCTTGGTGGTCTTGCACATATCCCTATCATAATTGGTTTTTTCTACCTAATACGCAGGCAATATTCATTTGGAGCAATTTTGCGAACTGGTAAAAATGCTTTAAGCGAAAAAGTTAAAGCAGCTCCAGTTAAAGCTACACCTCCCGCCAAAGCCAAGCCTGCCGCTCCCGCCACCGTTAAAGCTGCTGCCACCTCTCCTGCCAAAGCAGCCGCTGCAAAGAAACCTCATGCAGATGTACCTGTTAATACATACAAACCAAAAGCACCTTTTACAGGCACAGTGACTGAAAATTATTCAGCATTGCAAGAAGGTGCAATTGGTAAAGTACAACACATAACTTTTGATCTTTCTGGTGGAGATCCGGACTTCAAATATGTTGAAGGTCAAAGTTGCGGAATTCTTGCCGCAGGTGAAGATGCAAAAGGGAAACCTCATAGGCCAAGACTTTATTCAATTGCTAGCACGAGATATGGTGATAACTTTGCAGGAAATACGCTTTCATTATGTGTTCGCCAGCTTCAGTATGAAAAAGATGGTGAAACAATTAATGGTGTTTGCTCCACCTATTTGTGCAACCTATCTCCTGGAGATAAAGTAAAAATTAGTGGCCCAGTAGGTAAAGAAATGCTTCTTCCTGAGGAAGAAGATTCAAACATAATAATGCTTGCGACAGGTACTGGCATAGCACCAATGAGGGCATACTTGAGAAGGATGTTTGAACCTACGGAAATTGAAAAACACAATTGGAATTTCAAGGGAAAAGCTTGGTTGTTCATGGGTGCACCAAAGACAGCCAACTTGCTCTACGACGCTGATTTTGAACACTACAAATCAAAATTCCCCGACAATCTTAGATATACAAAAGCAATCAGCAGAGAACAACAGAATGCAAAAGGAGGCAGAATGTATATTCAAGACAGAGTGCTTGAACATGCTGAAGAAATATTCAACATGATTGAGAATCCCAAAACTCATATCTACTTATGTGGATTAAAAGGGATGGAGCCAGGTATAGATGAGGCAATGACAACTGCAGCTTCTGCAAAAGGTTTAGACTGGTCTGAACTTAGACCTAAACTGAGAAAAGCTGGAAGATGGCATGCTGAGACTTATTAG
- the zwf gene encoding glucose-6-phosphate dehydrogenase: protein MSMPVTNPLRIGLRQERVVPPQCLVIFGASGDLTHRKLIPALFELFKQRRLPSEFAVLGCARRAWTDEIFKEKMEEALSSQIKESQKEWELFSQNLFYEPVDLQQPDHLVKLGERLEIIDKLRATHGHRTFYLSVSPKFYGSGCRALAAAGLLKDPKRSRVVIEKPFGRDFNSAQSLNSLVQGCAQESQVFRIDHYLGKETVQNILVLRFANTIFEPIWNRNYISSVQITSSETVGVEDRAGYYESAGALRDMVQNHLTQMLALTAMEPPGHFDPEAIRNEKAKVLQAVKLANEERPWECCVRGQYSKGGNDEDPLLGYREEPGVNPNSTTETYVAMKLFIDNWRWQGVPFYVRTGKRLAKRLSEVVLTFREAPVHLFDAAGGCPTSNQLILRIQPNEGAEFSFEVKSPGSGMRSRPVNMEFSYDESFGEPSDEGYVRLLADAMLGDPTLFTRSDEVEAAWRLYTPLLEKIEDSPWELPVYPYESRTWGPTESDLLIGKDQLLWRRP, encoded by the coding sequence ATGAGCATGCCAGTAACAAACCCATTGAGAATAGGTCTTCGACAAGAGCGAGTAGTTCCTCCTCAATGTCTTGTTATTTTTGGAGCCTCAGGGGATCTAACACACAGGAAACTTATTCCTGCTTTATTTGAGCTCTTTAAACAAAGAAGATTACCAAGTGAGTTTGCCGTTTTAGGCTGCGCAAGAAGAGCGTGGACTGATGAGATATTTAAAGAGAAGATGGAAGAAGCTCTTTCTTCGCAAATAAAAGAAAGTCAAAAAGAATGGGAACTATTTTCTCAAAATCTTTTTTACGAGCCTGTAGATCTGCAACAACCAGATCACCTAGTAAAGCTTGGGGAAAGACTTGAAATAATTGATAAGTTAAGAGCAACTCATGGTCATCGAACTTTTTACCTTTCAGTATCTCCCAAATTCTATGGGAGTGGATGTAGAGCTCTAGCTGCCGCAGGATTATTGAAAGATCCCAAACGTAGCAGAGTTGTAATTGAAAAACCTTTTGGAAGAGACTTCAATAGCGCTCAGTCACTCAATTCTCTTGTTCAGGGTTGTGCGCAAGAAAGCCAAGTGTTTCGAATAGATCATTATTTAGGCAAAGAAACCGTTCAAAATATTCTTGTTCTCAGATTTGCAAATACGATTTTTGAACCAATTTGGAATAGAAATTATATATCTAGTGTTCAAATCACGAGTTCCGAAACAGTTGGAGTGGAAGATCGCGCAGGATATTACGAATCTGCAGGAGCTCTAAGAGATATGGTTCAAAACCATCTAACTCAAATGCTTGCTCTAACGGCAATGGAGCCACCTGGACATTTTGATCCAGAAGCTATAAGAAATGAAAAAGCCAAAGTTCTTCAAGCAGTCAAGCTTGCCAATGAAGAAAGACCTTGGGAATGTTGCGTTAGGGGACAGTACTCAAAGGGAGGTAATGATGAAGATCCACTCCTTGGATATAGAGAAGAACCAGGCGTTAATCCAAACAGCACAACCGAAACATATGTAGCTATGAAACTTTTCATAGACAATTGGAGATGGCAAGGAGTCCCTTTTTACGTTAGGACAGGGAAACGACTAGCCAAAAGACTTAGTGAGGTTGTTCTTACATTTAGAGAAGCTCCTGTTCACCTTTTTGATGCCGCAGGTGGATGCCCAACATCAAACCAATTAATTCTCAGAATTCAACCCAACGAAGGAGCTGAATTTAGTTTTGAGGTTAAATCACCAGGATCTGGGATGAGAAGTAGACCTGTAAATATGGAGTTTTCTTATGATGAATCCTTTGGAGAGCCCTCAGATGAAGGTTATGTAAGACTACTTGCTGATGCAATGCTTGGAGACCCAACATTATTTACTCGAAGCGATGAAGTAGAGGCTGCTTGGCGTTTATATACTCCTCTACTTGAGAAGATTGAGGATTCTCCCTGGGAATTACCTGTTTATCCATACGAATCAAGGACATGGGGGCCTACTGAATCAGACTTACTTATTGGAAAAGATCAGCTTCTATGGCGAAGGCCTTGA
- a CDS encoding glucose-6-phosphate dehydrogenase assembly protein OpcA — translation MSPQLTLQTPLQLPPAEIPTYLNQLWSHDERGDKGANTFCLIVWQPAWIEQKLVKTGKISGPVVGSQRNDLIEAAREIILKGDLPNSTSPLDFRVQASIQSEELIKNVEDLRGQHIDTSISNLQPRRLITIAPTIEKENNLETLVAAYCPLPEEGGGKTACGDVIVLRGNKTAINDGLEIVETLVPNELPSWLWWNGRIDEAPEFLNALALPNRRLIIDTALGEPMICLNLLLQRIQSGQAVNDLNWLRLRGWRETLAMVFDPLQRRNALDNLQKIDIDIEGSQTVQGLLLASWIADRLNWKIANCIFSKKDQLKVNFLRPDKTLVEVSITSLPLGKPSINPGQIVGLRLIAKAKNKQRNDLCVILASESGECMRLEAGGMARMELIEQVVPVQKNSLENDVARLLSSSRGNTSPLLASATPIAKEMLDLVNQAK, via the coding sequence ATGTCCCCTCAATTAACCCTACAAACGCCTCTTCAGCTCCCTCCAGCTGAAATCCCTACTTATCTTAATCAACTCTGGTCTCATGACGAACGAGGAGATAAAGGAGCTAATACTTTTTGCTTAATTGTTTGGCAACCAGCTTGGATTGAACAAAAACTAGTAAAAACTGGAAAAATATCTGGCCCAGTAGTAGGGAGTCAAAGGAATGATCTTATTGAAGCGGCAAGAGAAATTATTTTAAAAGGAGATCTTCCTAACAGTACATCACCACTAGATTTCAGAGTTCAAGCTTCAATTCAATCTGAAGAGTTGATTAAAAATGTAGAAGACCTTAGAGGGCAACACATTGACACCTCAATTAGTAATTTGCAACCTAGAAGATTAATAACCATTGCACCAACAATTGAAAAAGAAAATAATTTAGAAACTTTAGTAGCCGCATATTGTCCTCTTCCTGAAGAAGGGGGAGGCAAAACAGCTTGTGGCGATGTAATTGTTTTAAGAGGTAATAAAACCGCCATCAATGATGGACTTGAGATTGTTGAGACTCTTGTCCCTAATGAACTTCCCTCTTGGTTGTGGTGGAATGGAAGAATTGATGAGGCCCCTGAATTTCTTAATGCTCTAGCGCTGCCAAATCGGAGATTAATTATTGATACGGCACTAGGTGAACCAATGATCTGCTTAAATTTATTGCTTCAAAGAATTCAATCTGGACAAGCTGTTAATGATCTGAATTGGCTACGACTTAGAGGTTGGAGAGAAACCTTAGCAATGGTATTTGATCCACTTCAAAGAAGAAATGCTCTTGATAATTTACAAAAGATTGATATTGATATTGAGGGTTCTCAAACTGTTCAAGGTCTTCTACTCGCTTCATGGATTGCCGATCGACTCAACTGGAAAATTGCAAATTGCATCTTTTCAAAAAAAGATCAGCTTAAAGTTAATTTTCTTCGTCCTGACAAAACTCTTGTTGAAGTCAGTATCACTTCTCTACCACTGGGTAAGCCAAGTATAAATCCTGGTCAAATAGTTGGTTTAAGATTAATTGCAAAAGCCAAAAACAAACAAAGAAACGATCTTTGTGTCATTCTCGCATCAGAATCAGGGGAATGCATGAGATTAGAAGCTGGGGGCATGGCAAGAATGGAGCTTATTGAACAAGTCGTTCCTGTTCAAAAAAACTCTTTAGAAAATGATGTTGCTCGTTTACTTTCCAGCAGTAGAGGCAATACAAGTCCTTTACTCGCAAGTGCGACACCAATAGCAAAAGAAATGCTTGATTTAGTTAATCAAGCCAAATAA
- a CDS encoding cobyrinate a,c-diamide synthase encodes MACVISAVSSNSGKTLLSLLLISWLKSINKTVQTFKVGPDYLDPQQLTAVSNKACRNLDLILSGESWVKENFNHFGGLTDFSFVEGVMGLFDGIGSSSKGSTAELAKLLRLPIVLIVDARGKAASLAALIKGFREHDKELKIAGVVLNNVQTPRHKKILLEVLDQINIKALGSLPYCKELYLPSRDLGLAPAHEILDLEIKVKNWASIAKDYLDIESFRKLLLPPEPNNKTINSFSKKKSEFIHPIAIADDDAFHFRYQETKELLEKNGMPTITWKPLENEQIPKEARGLIIPGGFPEQHANQLSNSKISLKSIKMFSKKFPIYAECGGMMLLGESIFDLEGKEHSMAGVLPFKAKKGNLKIGYREVTSKNKSPISNPGNKLIGHEFHRWEIINERYNSEINPLWDIRGWNIDTKNEGFCNHLIHASWIHLHWASSPLILENWKRSVMNYS; translated from the coding sequence ATGGCATGCGTAATCTCTGCTGTATCTAGTAACAGTGGAAAAACTCTTTTAAGTCTTCTTTTAATTTCTTGGTTAAAAAGTATAAATAAAACAGTTCAAACTTTTAAGGTAGGACCTGATTATTTAGACCCTCAACAACTCACTGCAGTTTCAAATAAAGCTTGCCGCAATCTTGATTTGATTCTGTCTGGCGAAAGTTGGGTTAAAGAAAATTTTAATCACTTCGGAGGATTAACTGATTTTTCGTTTGTTGAAGGGGTAATGGGATTATTCGATGGAATTGGCAGTAGTTCAAAAGGGAGTACTGCTGAATTAGCTAAGTTATTAAGGCTGCCAATAGTCCTTATTGTTGATGCTAGAGGGAAGGCGGCATCACTAGCAGCCTTAATAAAAGGATTTAGAGAACACGATAAAGAATTAAAAATTGCAGGAGTTGTTCTCAATAATGTTCAAACTCCTAGACATAAAAAAATATTATTGGAGGTTCTTGATCAAATCAATATAAAGGCATTGGGTTCTCTTCCTTACTGCAAAGAGTTATATCTTCCTTCAAGAGATTTAGGTTTAGCTCCAGCTCATGAAATTTTAGACTTAGAAATTAAAGTTAAAAATTGGGCTTCAATAGCCAAAGATTATCTAGATATAGAAAGTTTTAGAAAGCTTTTATTACCTCCAGAACCTAACAACAAAACAATTAACTCTTTCTCAAAGAAAAAATCAGAATTTATTCACCCAATTGCTATTGCTGATGATGATGCTTTCCATTTTAGGTATCAAGAAACAAAAGAATTACTAGAAAAAAACGGTATGCCTACAATTACTTGGAAACCTCTTGAAAACGAACAGATCCCCAAAGAAGCTAGAGGATTAATAATACCTGGTGGTTTTCCTGAGCAACATGCAAACCAATTGAGTAATTCAAAAATAAGCCTCAAGTCAATAAAAATGTTTTCAAAAAAGTTTCCTATATATGCTGAATGTGGAGGAATGATGCTTTTGGGTGAAAGTATATTTGATCTTGAAGGTAAAGAACATTCAATGGCTGGTGTATTACCCTTTAAGGCTAAGAAAGGTAATCTAAAAATTGGTTATAGAGAAGTAACAAGTAAAAATAAAAGTCCTATTAGCAATCCCGGTAATAAACTAATAGGACATGAATTTCATCGCTGGGAAATAATTAATGAAAGATATAATTCAGAAATAAATCCACTATGGGATATTAGAGGATGGAATATAGACACTAAAAATGAAGGTTTTTGTAATCATTTAATTCATGCAAGTTGGATACATCTACATTGGGCAAGTTCACCTCTTATTCTAGAAAACTGGAAAAGAAGTGTCATGAATTATTCCTAA